AGTCCACTTTGCTGGATTTTAGTCGAGGCGCCGCAATACCCGATGAGCCGTAGGATTTGCTCAGCATGGGCTAATTAATCTGCATGAAGACATCCTTTGACATCTCACGGGATCAGACCGTGGACAACATCATCAAACCCAGCTGATTGGCCGATTCGGACTTTGGGATCAAATCTACCAAACAGCCACGACCTGCCCTTGTCATCAGCCCAACGACTGAGCCTCCAAATTAAGCTTGTAAATTGGGTATTCTGCGGCGCGGAATCTCGAGGCAGTTGCCGGTGCTCTACTAGACTAGAATagaactaggtctagttctagtctagtctagttagTCGATATTTGCTAGGCTTCCACCCACCATCTGTGAGATATAACTAACTTCCAATGCCTCCCTTTTCCGAACCAGCGAATCAAGTAACAGTGTATTCCAGGCCGCAGGAGTCTTGGTTCGGTAATGAATTTGCTGTTTCCCGGCTACCGTGCTCTCCACGCGCGGCTCCATACataactaggtaggtaggtatgtatatATAAGTGTGATAAAGTGTCAGGTCTTCCGTGCTTGGTCCTCTGGCAAGACATGACAGCCATCTCCCTCTCTCTCATTCCCACAACCGAAATCACTTGTATCAGACCCCATATTTGCCTCTGTGACCATGCGTTGCATGTCTACTCTCACGTTCTTGAGCGCCGCCTTGCTAGTGGCCCAGCCGGCACATGCAGCTGTCGATGGTCTCTGTCCCATCATAGGCGCcgtcttgccgccgccggtgaACCCTGGCTCTCACCCAGCAGTGGACAAGGCAATTGCCCACCTCCAATCGTTCCTCGAGACGACAACCAGCAAGCTCAACGTCTCTAGCGTTTCGGTTGCCATCAAATCCATCCACGAGGATAAGAAACTGCTCGATTTCCATTCAACGCCACCAACGCTGGACTCTAGGGGCGTGAAGACTGTCGATGGCAAATCCATCTACCGCGTCGGCAGCATCTCAAAGATTTTCCCCGTTTTGGCTGTCCTGAAACTGGATGGCGTTAGCCTCGACGACAAGATCACAAAATACCTGCCTGAACTCCGAGGCCTTGTTAACCAACAACCCGTTAGAGATTCTTTGACCGAGGTGGAGTGGGACGAAATTACCCTAGGGGCGCTGGGAGCACACATTAGTGGTATCAGCACGGATTGTAAGGGCTCATCCATTTCACCAATCTTCAGTTACCATCGCGTGCAGAGTTCTAACTTGCCTTGTTGCTTCAGACGTCATTGACTATGCAAGCTTTCCTGGATACGTAGATCAGGCGGTAAAGCTAGGTCTTCCAGGGGTGAAGAATATAACATCGACGGGGTGCGCCGGAATTCCAGGCACTCGACCATGTGAATGGGAAGGTAAAGCTGACCAAGCACTCTTTGCGGTTTGAGACGAACAGCTGGAAATGTTAGGGCAAATTACTGACCAGCGGTTCGTCCACCAGATTTCTTCAGGGGCTTTGGTGGACGGGCACCGGTTTTCGCCCCCTTCAGCGCCCCGGCGTACTCCAACATTGGCACGCCTCTGTTGGCCCTGGTTGTAGAGAAGGTCTCCAAAATGAGCTACGAGGATTTCTTGACCGAGAGGATCCTTGCACCGCTGGGTCTCAATAGCACGGGCTCCGTCATACCTGAGGAAGCCAAGGGCGTCATACCCAAGGGCGACTTCTGGTTTGGGACAGACACTGGTTTCGAGACGCCGTATGTTGTGCTGCCCTTTGGCTTGCTTTCATGCCATCCCTCTTCCCTCCACCATTTGCCCTGAGGCTTTCTAGATAAAACAGACTAACAAAGCCTACAGAGCTGGTGGACTATACTCGTCCTCGGACGACATGATCGCCTTTGCCGACGCTGTTCTGTCCAACAAAGTCCTCTCACCCGCGCAGACTCGCAAGTGGTTGAAGCCGCTGACCAACACGGCCTCGTTGGGCACACAGCTGGGAGCGCCGTGGGAGATTTTCCGCGCCATCAACGTCACCCGCGACCAGCGCGCCATCGAGGTGATCACCAAGGGCGGAGACCTGTTCAACTACCGCGCCAGCATGGCCCTGGTTCCCGACTATGGCCTGGCCATGACAGTCCTAGTGAGCGGCGACACCGCCGAGATGGGCGCCATCGTGCCTTCCGTCCAGGCGACCGCCGTCGAGATTCTTCTGCCGGCCCTGGAGCGGGAGGGCAAGGACcaggcggcagcggcgtACGCGGGGAGGTACACCGACGAAGCGACCAACTCGACCATCCTGCTCGAAGTGGACCCGGATCGCGATGATGGACCAGGAATTCGGGGTTCCGAGGTTGTGATACGCGGATTCGA
This DNA window, taken from Pyricularia oryzae 70-15 chromosome 6, whole genome shotgun sequence, encodes the following:
- a CDS encoding beta-lactamase, translated to MRCMSTLTFLSAALLVAQPAHAAVDGLCPIIGAVLPPPVNPGSHPAVDKAIAHLQSFLETTTSKLNVSSVSVAIKSIHEDKKLLDFHSTPPTLDSRGVKTVDGKSIYRVGSISKIFPVLAVLKLDGVSLDDKITKYLPELRGLVNQQPVRDSLTEVEWDEITLGALGAHISGISTDYVIDYASFPGYVDQAVKLGLPGVKNITSTGCAGIPGTRPCEWEDFFRGFGGRAPVFAPFSAPAYSNIGTPLLALVVEKVSKMSYEDFLTERILAPLGLNSTGSVIPEEAKGVIPKGDFWFGTDTGFETPAGGLYSSSDDMIAFADAVLSNKVLSPAQTRKWLKPLTNTASLGTQLGAPWEIFRAINVTRDQRAIEVITKGGDLFNYRASMALVPDYGLAMTVLVSGDTAEMGAIVPSVQATAVEILLPALEREGKDQAAAAYAGRYTDEATNSTILLEVDPDRDDGPGIRGSEVVIRGFDVLKNYPLYDNLNGRAPSTMPLVRLRMQPTEGLSTGKRQSWRGVWNVGSAEQVAARDAAFPWAENGCITWASTDRLVYGLQALDRFIFNVEPRSNGMIDAQSLEFPAFQVKLVRQKACKVRRGGS